The Lactobacillus sp. ESL0680 genome has a segment encoding these proteins:
- the dnaX gene encoding DNA polymerase III subunit gamma/tau, producing MAYQALYRKWRPRTFDSVVGQEDITNTLKNAIKRGTVSHAFLFSGPRGTGKTSCAKIFAKALNCINLQDGEPCNECANCLAADKGAMSDIMEIDAASNNGVDEIREIRDKVKYAPTQGKYKVYIIDEVHMLSIGAFNALLKTLEEPPEHVVFILATTELQKVPATIISRTQRYNFKRIAQTDLEERMKYILDQEQIKYEDKALAVIAQVADGGMRDALSILDQLLSYEKDAVNYDDALQITGFAAKEKIEEILLALLEKDTAKALTLAQAELKNGATSKNILDELIDMATNALMVVKAEGQNESNFLSADFIQKIGSVPTQRYFQLITAANTALNDLRYTNQQQIPLEVFLVASTNGEQEAEASAPAASVPALADDKSVDLQAEITALKKQVVDLTEKFSNLSKQPSKTNRDQVYHIDSAAKSKSQASHTVTEKPKKKRVHNTDHANEQNRKQVYHVLENATKKDLLALKDIWPDLQSVLSVSQRALLDVLQPVAASSDQVVMKCKYTLWFENASADDNFLTKLTSEIAKFTQHDYEIVLVPDEDWLKVRKDFLQTHGKDLLAKKKEHTGQEPASDPAASDTQTASDEVIQKAKDLFGDVVNIKD from the coding sequence ATGGCTTATCAAGCGTTATACCGCAAATGGCGGCCCCGCACTTTTGACAGTGTTGTCGGTCAAGAAGATATTACGAATACTCTAAAAAATGCGATTAAGCGCGGTACGGTTTCGCACGCTTTTCTGTTTTCTGGTCCTCGGGGGACTGGAAAAACTTCGTGTGCCAAGATTTTTGCTAAGGCCCTGAATTGTATTAATCTGCAAGATGGCGAGCCCTGCAACGAATGCGCTAATTGTTTGGCTGCCGACAAGGGTGCAATGTCCGATATTATGGAAATTGATGCCGCCTCTAATAATGGTGTTGATGAGATTCGCGAGATTCGCGATAAGGTCAAATACGCGCCGACACAGGGTAAGTACAAGGTTTACATTATTGACGAAGTTCACATGTTGTCGATTGGGGCCTTCAACGCTCTGCTCAAGACACTGGAAGAACCGCCGGAGCATGTTGTCTTTATTTTAGCAACGACGGAATTGCAAAAGGTCCCGGCTACCATTATTTCCCGGACGCAGCGCTATAATTTTAAACGAATTGCGCAAACTGATCTTGAAGAGCGGATGAAGTATATTCTGGACCAAGAGCAGATTAAGTATGAAGATAAGGCGTTAGCCGTCATTGCACAGGTTGCTGACGGTGGGATGCGGGATGCCTTGAGCATTTTGGATCAACTGCTGAGTTATGAAAAAGATGCGGTTAATTATGACGATGCCCTGCAGATTACCGGTTTTGCGGCTAAAGAAAAAATTGAAGAAATTTTGCTGGCGCTGTTAGAAAAAGATACAGCCAAAGCCCTGACTTTAGCTCAAGCAGAGTTAAAAAATGGTGCTACTTCAAAAAATATTCTGGATGAATTGATTGATATGGCGACTAATGCTTTGATGGTAGTTAAGGCAGAGGGGCAAAATGAGAGTAATTTCTTGAGTGCCGATTTTATACAAAAGATTGGGTCTGTCCCAACGCAGCGCTATTTTCAGTTAATTACGGCAGCCAATACGGCATTGAATGATTTGCGTTATACCAATCAGCAGCAAATTCCGCTAGAGGTGTTTTTGGTTGCAAGTACTAACGGTGAGCAAGAGGCTGAGGCTAGTGCGCCGGCTGCTAGTGTACCTGCACTGGCTGATGATAAAAGCGTTGATTTGCAAGCTGAAATTACGGCTTTAAAAAAGCAAGTAGTGGATTTAACTGAAAAATTTTCGAACTTATCTAAGCAGCCAAGCAAGACTAATCGCGATCAGGTTTACCATATTGATTCTGCTGCTAAAAGTAAATCGCAGGCAAGCCATACCGTAACTGAAAAGCCAAAGAAAAAACGTGTACATAACACTGACCATGCTAATGAGCAGAATCGTAAGCAAGTCTATCATGTGTTAGAAAACGCAACTAAAAAAGACTTGCTGGCGCTTAAAGATATTTGGCCGGATTTGCAGTCAGTTCTGTCAGTTTCACAGCGAGCTTTGCTTGATGTCCTGCAGCCGGTAGCAGCTAGTTCCGACCAAGTAGTAATGAAGTGTAAGTATACTTTGTGGTTTGAAAATGCTAGTGCAGATGACAACTTTTTGACTAAGTTAACTAGTGAGATTGCCAAGTTTACGCAGCATGACTATGAGATCGTCTTGGTGCCAGATGAAGACTGGCTCAAGGTGCGCAAAGACTTTTTGCAAACGCATGGCAAAGACCTGCTAGCGAAGAAAAAAGAGCATACAGGTCAAGAACCGGCAAGTGATCCAGCTGCTTCTGACACGCAAACTGCAAGTGATGAAGTTATTCAAAAAGCCAAAGACTTATTTGGTGATGTGGTTAATATCAAAGATTAA
- the tadA gene encoding tRNA adenosine(34) deaminase TadA has protein sequence MFSSEDKKKYMQLAFDQAKKAQDLGEVPIGAVVVDTDGQVIGTGYNRRELDQDGTQHAEMMAIRQACQELGSWRLIDCSLFVTLEPCSMCAGAIINSRIKNVFYGALDPKAGAAGSVVDLFAVTKFNHHPNVVRGLYREEASKILKDFFQEIRRQQKLAKNSAK, from the coding sequence ATGTTTTCTAGTGAAGATAAGAAAAAATACATGCAGCTAGCCTTTGACCAAGCTAAAAAAGCCCAAGACTTAGGTGAGGTGCCAATTGGTGCTGTTGTAGTTGATACTGATGGGCAAGTAATTGGCACAGGCTACAATCGGCGTGAACTTGACCAAGATGGTACGCAGCATGCCGAGATGATGGCGATTAGACAAGCCTGCCAAGAGCTTGGCAGCTGGCGGCTGATTGACTGCAGTTTGTTTGTGACTTTGGAGCCATGTTCAATGTGTGCCGGTGCGATTATTAATTCGCGCATTAAGAATGTCTTTTATGGCGCACTTGACCCCAAGGCTGGTGCAGCTGGCAGTGTTGTTGACCTGTTTGCTGTCACGAAGTTTAATCATCATCCGAATGTTGTGCGCGGCTTGTATCGTGAAGAGGCAAGTAAGATACTGAAGGACTTTTTTCAAGAAATTCGCCGCCAGCAAAAATTAGCGAAAAATTCAGCAAAGTAG
- a CDS encoding class I SAM-dependent methyltransferase, which produces MANEKNQMYFAANPTAKHDEHVVDYHVNGVDLKFNTDAGVFSKMRVDYGSGVLIKAMADVSFPAANILDVGAGYGPLGLFAAKFWPEQSVDLVDVNERGLELARKNAQLNQITNVAIYQSDIYQNVPAEKKFGLIVTNPPIRAGKKVVSGILAGAKDHLVIGGVLLVVIQKKQGEPSARKLLTETFGNCSVLMRDKGYYILQAVNN; this is translated from the coding sequence ATGGCTAACGAAAAAAATCAAATGTATTTTGCGGCAAATCCAACCGCCAAGCATGATGAACATGTGGTTGATTATCACGTCAACGGCGTGGATTTGAAGTTCAACACTGATGCCGGTGTTTTTTCAAAAATGCGGGTTGACTATGGTTCCGGCGTGTTAATTAAGGCAATGGCTGATGTGAGTTTTCCAGCAGCTAATATTTTGGATGTTGGTGCTGGTTACGGCCCGCTAGGCTTATTTGCGGCGAAATTCTGGCCCGAGCAATCTGTTGATCTGGTTGATGTCAACGAACGGGGTTTAGAATTAGCCCGTAAAAATGCCCAATTAAACCAAATTACTAATGTTGCGATTTACCAATCTGATATTTACCAGAATGTTCCTGCAGAAAAGAAGTTTGGTCTAATTGTAACTAACCCACCAATTCGTGCTGGTAAAAAGGTAGTTTCTGGTATTTTAGCCGGTGCAAAGGATCACTTGGTAATCGGTGGCGTCTTGCTGGTTGTTATTCAGAAGAAGCAGGGTGAACCAAGTGCCCGCAAGTTGCTGACAGAAACTTTTGGTAATTGCAGCGTCTTAATGCGGGACAAGGGTTACTATATTTTACAGGCAGTGAACAATTAA
- a CDS encoding serine hydrolase domain-containing protein: MKKKSIFKIGIVELALLFGISTIGMPNICQPEQVAAATSGKKSLRKFVRHTMAQNHVRGSIVVIKNGVPQKISYGYASNSRKIGNGNRKVVYPTGSLQKIVTGAMIVQIMAEERETNQEFNQNTKIDRWFPDLKNAKKISVGNLLTHTSGIKPTNTEVWRKHKYSESAAIKMTVANANKFSFAKVGDYNYNNANYILLAGIIRQETGQSYQANLHKRIVKPLSLKSTFTAAALPKSKLIASSYYSNGGANYCNTVNLTQAFASQLLGAGNLLTTPMEYYQIQCGLTDGTILTQKQFQYLTNLESKVTAYSGGLHIKKSGKLKIAYGNLHGTHFGMWAQLTADNQNGIIMFLNQTNDRAAKEKKVGYRILQHIKPGTFLPE, encoded by the coding sequence GTGAAGAAGAAAAGTATTTTTAAAATTGGAATAGTTGAATTGGCGTTACTGTTTGGGATCAGCACTATTGGGATGCCGAATATCTGTCAGCCTGAACAAGTAGCAGCAGCGACTTCAGGAAAGAAGTCGCTGCGTAAATTTGTCCGCCACACAATGGCGCAAAATCATGTGCGCGGCTCAATTGTGGTAATTAAAAATGGCGTGCCGCAAAAGATTAGTTATGGTTACGCCTCGAACAGTCGCAAAATCGGGAATGGTAACCGCAAAGTTGTTTATCCAACTGGCTCACTGCAAAAGATAGTTACGGGTGCAATGATTGTACAGATTATGGCCGAGGAAAGGGAAACTAATCAGGAGTTTAACCAAAATACGAAAATTGACCGGTGGTTCCCTGACCTAAAGAATGCTAAGAAAATCTCGGTTGGCAATTTGTTAACCCATACATCGGGCATTAAACCAACGAATACTGAGGTTTGGCGCAAGCATAAGTATTCTGAAAGTGCCGCAATTAAGATGACAGTTGCCAATGCTAATAAATTTTCATTCGCCAAAGTTGGTGATTATAATTACAATAATGCAAATTATATTTTGCTGGCGGGGATTATCCGCCAAGAAACGGGGCAATCTTACCAGGCCAATTTACATAAGCGAATTGTTAAGCCTTTGAGCTTGAAGAGTACATTTACGGCTGCGGCTTTACCTAAGTCTAAGTTGATAGCAAGCTCATATTACTCAAATGGTGGTGCTAATTACTGTAATACCGTGAATTTGACACAGGCATTTGCCTCACAATTATTAGGTGCTGGCAATCTATTGACAACGCCAATGGAATATTATCAAATCCAGTGCGGCTTGACTGATGGGACAATTTTGACGCAGAAGCAGTTTCAATATTTAACCAATTTGGAAAGTAAAGTTACGGCTTATTCCGGTGGTCTTCATATAAAAAAGTCCGGCAAGTTAAAGATTGCTTATGGTAATTTGCATGGCACTCACTTTGGTATGTGGGCACAATTAACTGCTGATAATCAAAATGGGATTATCATGTTTTTGAACCAAACTAATGATCGTGCAGCTAAAGAGAAGAAAGTCGGCTACCGCATTTTGCAGCATATTAAGCCAGGGACCTTTTTGCCAGAGTAA
- a CDS encoding SLAP domain-containing protein: MKINYHKIMMTTVALGCAWGGLALSNDVASAETITAQTTLHVPALTKTALLKQKARIFNKKGHRVGKIILKKGKKITIYGTKKIRGKKYYAIGHGRYVLTSKVKLLKAENSPATNSKPNNSTNIATPKPVVDKPTNANTAKPEPTKPVEKPKQSTIKDFSINEFRQEFLQDLNEERAKRNLAPVTEDTHYDEVVEKRAALLPSNFDHVDAAGNFILEDYFNKAGISYHSIAECIAMDPWGWITNHANKELEPAPNGGTSADVADNAIFEYIYDDAASNWGHRDILLNPNDKTIGVGAATTTDGYVYSSVGVTY; this comes from the coding sequence ATGAAAATTAATTATCATAAAATAATGATGACAACTGTTGCTCTAGGCTGCGCATGGGGCGGTTTGGCACTGAGCAATGATGTTGCAAGTGCTGAGACAATCACGGCGCAAACAACATTACATGTTCCGGCTTTAACCAAAACAGCTCTTCTCAAACAAAAGGCCCGTATTTTCAATAAAAAGGGCCATCGTGTTGGTAAAATAATCCTGAAAAAGGGTAAAAAAATCACAATTTACGGCACGAAAAAAATCCGTGGCAAGAAGTATTATGCAATTGGCCATGGTAGATATGTCTTGACGAGCAAGGTAAAGTTGTTAAAAGCTGAAAATTCACCTGCGACTAATTCCAAGCCCAATAATTCAACTAATATAGCAACGCCTAAACCCGTTGTGGATAAGCCAACTAATGCCAATACTGCAAAGCCTGAGCCAACTAAACCGGTAGAGAAGCCGAAACAGTCAACGATTAAAGATTTTTCAATTAATGAGTTTCGCCAAGAATTTTTGCAAGACCTTAATGAAGAACGTGCAAAGCGGAATTTGGCGCCAGTAACCGAAGATACCCACTATGATGAAGTTGTTGAAAAACGAGCTGCCTTATTGCCAAGTAATTTTGACCATGTAGACGCAGCTGGTAACTTTATTTTGGAAGATTATTTTAATAAGGCTGGCATTTCATATCATAGTATCGCTGAATGTATTGCAATGGATCCGTGGGGCTGGATTACTAATCATGCCAATAAGGAATTGGAGCCTGCACCAAATGGCGGCACATCAGCTGATGTTGCTGATAATGCCATCTTTGAATACATCTATGATGATGCGGCTTCTAATTGGGGTCACCGCGATATTTTGCTTAACCCAAATGACAAGACAATTGGTGTTGGGGCTGCAACCACGACTGATGGGTATGTTTATTCATCTGTTGGGGTCACATATTAA
- a CDS encoding L,D-transpeptidase: MMIKKVRLLVIGFVVCGIALSSSSLPVNASDEVPQTDMREPISYTKSSEIKPYPKHLSAKKDRIIVSIKKQRAYLKRGKKTRYEFYVSTGAHNQTPRGHYRINTYRAPWFYSDSERMGARYAVGFLQGGLYLFHENSRTLQHKTIKSVAKKLGKKPTSHGCVHLSTSDARWFYHHAPTGMRVIIK; encoded by the coding sequence ATGATGATTAAAAAAGTTCGATTATTAGTTATTGGTTTTGTAGTTTGCGGAATTGCCTTATCAAGCAGTTCGTTACCAGTCAATGCCAGTGATGAAGTACCACAGACAGACATGCGCGAACCAATTAGTTATACCAAGTCATCTGAGATTAAGCCATACCCCAAGCATTTAAGTGCTAAAAAAGACCGCATTATTGTTTCGATTAAAAAGCAGCGGGCATATTTAAAGCGGGGGAAAAAGACGCGTTATGAATTTTATGTTTCAACTGGTGCGCACAATCAAACGCCGCGGGGACATTACCGAATAAATACTTATCGCGCACCGTGGTTTTATTCAGACAGTGAACGAATGGGTGCCAGATATGCGGTAGGCTTTTTGCAAGGCGGATTATACTTGTTCCATGAAAACTCGCGCACTCTACAGCACAAAACGATTAAGTCAGTTGCTAAAAAATTGGGTAAAAAGCCAACCTCTCATGGCTGTGTCCATTTGAGCACTAGCGATGCACGGTGGTTTTATCATCATGCACCAACGGGGATGCGCGTGATTATTAAGTAA
- a CDS encoding serine hydrolase has protein sequence MKTRRCFMGITAIFCLLISAVIPVKATSTGITDESAMPLHQKKKQVYSHHQAKTVGQSDGQIIAKKPKTKARAYIVLNRKTGAILLQKNANKKYLTASTGKLMTIYLARRKLANHPHDWQKRLKFSKSLIKMGTNPNFDGFHAKKGYTYTVKQIFESAIIDSDDNSAIRLGQWVAGSNRKFIKMMNKQAKLWHIKAQFTSASGLENDDLARYGYYVNGGRTSGNLLSAKSLAVIAYHVAHDYPSSMKYFATESMKVAGQRMVNQNRMLPGKKYYHKSFKVDGMKTGWTPRAGYCFVGSSRKGAGLITVTLHDNNEFSDTAKLMRFTYQNLNN, from the coding sequence TTGAAAACTAGGCGTTGCTTTATGGGGATTACCGCAATCTTTTGCTTATTAATTAGTGCGGTTATTCCCGTTAAAGCTACTAGTACAGGAATAACTGATGAAAGTGCGATGCCGCTGCATCAAAAGAAAAAGCAGGTGTACAGTCATCATCAAGCAAAAACTGTTGGTCAGAGTGATGGCCAAATAATTGCTAAGAAGCCGAAGACTAAGGCGAGGGCATACATTGTACTTAATCGCAAAACCGGTGCGATTTTATTGCAAAAGAATGCTAATAAAAAATATTTGACCGCATCAACCGGAAAATTGATGACGATTTATCTAGCTAGACGTAAGTTGGCTAATCACCCGCATGATTGGCAAAAAAGGCTTAAATTTTCTAAGTCGTTGATTAAAATGGGGACCAATCCAAACTTCGATGGTTTTCATGCGAAAAAAGGCTACACCTATACTGTTAAGCAGATATTTGAATCGGCGATTATTGATTCTGATGATAATTCGGCAATTCGCTTAGGCCAATGGGTTGCTGGCTCAAACCGCAAATTTATTAAAATGATGAACAAGCAGGCTAAGCTGTGGCATATTAAGGCCCAATTTACATCAGCTTCGGGACTGGAAAATGATGATTTGGCGCGCTATGGCTACTATGTTAATGGCGGCCGGACTTCGGGGAATTTATTATCGGCTAAGAGTTTAGCAGTTATTGCTTATCACGTGGCTCATGACTATCCGAGTTCGATGAAGTATTTTGCGACTGAGTCTATGAAGGTTGCGGGGCAGAGAATGGTTAACCAAAATCGGATGCTTCCGGGTAAAAAATACTATCACAAATCATTTAAGGTTGATGGTATGAAGACAGGTTGGACGCCGCGAGCAGGTTATTGTTTTGTTGGCAGTAGCCGCAAGGGTGCTGGCTTGATTACAGTTACACTGCATGACAATAACGAGTTTTCTGATACAGCTAAGTTGATGCGTTTTACTTATCAGAATTTAAATAATTAG
- a CDS encoding C40 family peptidase produces MLTKVKHFLTALLISMACIYGTSIKVMAATQESAPNTPSQAAQNNNQQTAPTDAAAAKPNNTIYHQKGSGVIFQTHYGFSKKLNQKGKAAKGYYNKRINYSKVAQTAKGTFVKTKHGWLNKNAFNQYLITKSKLNYKMKVNANSSLYNKPAYTNGARKITTTNKLCLKNKWVHVNMIAHTNINITYYRFNFNHQNYWIQGAKLKFNLNTLKGNSRQLERAISKGEKMIGHSVYNETTRHYDCSSFMNYLYSSIGHHLGSTTFSQCKNGRGVSYQHKKRGDLIFFDDKSDGHLAHVGLYLGKGLFLHDSPYTTTGGVDVSSLHDTFWNSRSAKSKIVHYPDGIVRRII; encoded by the coding sequence ATGTTAACTAAAGTCAAGCATTTTTTGACTGCTCTATTAATTAGTATGGCCTGCATTTATGGCACTAGCATTAAAGTCATGGCTGCCACTCAAGAATCAGCGCCAAATACTCCAAGTCAAGCAGCACAAAATAACAACCAGCAGACTGCCCCAACAGATGCAGCCGCTGCAAAGCCAAATAACACTATTTATCACCAAAAAGGTTCTGGCGTCATTTTCCAAACTCATTATGGCTTCAGTAAAAAGTTGAACCAAAAAGGTAAGGCAGCTAAAGGCTACTATAATAAACGAATTAACTATTCTAAAGTTGCCCAAACTGCTAAAGGTACTTTTGTTAAAACAAAACATGGCTGGTTAAACAAAAATGCGTTCAATCAATATTTAATCACTAAAAGCAAATTAAATTATAAGATGAAGGTTAACGCTAATAGCTCCTTGTATAACAAGCCCGCTTATACTAACGGTGCTCGCAAAATCACCACCACCAATAAGCTTTGCCTTAAAAACAAATGGGTGCACGTCAATATGATTGCACACACTAACATAAACATTACTTATTACCGGTTCAACTTTAATCACCAAAACTATTGGATTCAAGGTGCAAAATTAAAGTTCAACCTAAATACCTTGAAAGGCAATAGTCGCCAGTTAGAACGTGCCATTTCCAAAGGCGAAAAAATGATTGGTCATTCTGTTTATAATGAAACCACGCGCCACTATGATTGTTCCAGCTTTATGAATTACCTCTACTCAAGTATTGGCCACCATTTAGGTTCAACAACATTCAGCCAATGTAAAAATGGCCGCGGCGTTAGCTACCAACATAAAAAGCGTGGCGACTTGATTTTCTTTGACGATAAATCTGATGGTCACTTAGCACACGTTGGGCTTTACTTAGGCAAGGGACTTTTCTTGCACGATAGTCCATATACAACTACTGGCGGCGTTGACGTTTCAAGTCTACATGACACATTTTGGAATTCTCGCTCTGCCAAATCGAAAATAGTCCATTACCCTGATGGTATTGTTAGAAGAATTATTTAG
- a CDS encoding NlpC/P60 family protein: protein MKYRKQLFAGAAAVMLLGGLTSGTIVEADSVSSTTAASNSSQMAANNTTTSPADTSKPENNTAKTTTTFSGLSTKYKWTAGDKIEDQVSLNSQEIRPVYLQKWNGKKYVDEKKYTTSADGTFTVTYPAAWYHSLHTTWRLYAPETNDATSAESAKIEISTVRRYQIPKQYRQLHMKSLHLKGYYTSPLDKSLNYASTRSDYVKAFIKRGYQYKNAGTAWIDFTSKTPGTSVDCSGLIMQCMYATGIDPSPANPRWHSTHEWGCRSFVQSSTLQTVSLNHLKRGDIIFYGRPKPDVYHVGIYLGNNKALHSWPNWGVTVTAANFQQYYYAKRIFPVTNSKTVHERN, encoded by the coding sequence ATGAAATATAGGAAACAATTATTTGCTGGCGCTGCAGCAGTAATGCTATTAGGTGGTTTAACATCAGGAACAATTGTTGAAGCTGATAGTGTTAGTTCAACTACTGCGGCAAGTAATTCAAGTCAGATGGCTGCTAATAATACAACTACTTCGCCTGCAGATACTAGTAAGCCGGAAAATAATACTGCAAAAACAACAACTACATTTAGTGGTTTAAGTACTAAATATAAGTGGACGGCCGGGGATAAGATTGAGGATCAAGTTTCTTTAAACAGTCAGGAAATTCGGCCGGTATACTTACAAAAATGGAATGGCAAGAAGTATGTTGATGAAAAGAAATATACTACTAGTGCGGATGGGACATTTACGGTAACTTATCCTGCAGCTTGGTATCATAGCCTGCATACCACTTGGCGTTTGTATGCTCCTGAAACCAATGATGCAACTTCGGCTGAAAGTGCCAAAATTGAGATCTCAACTGTGCGCCGTTACCAAATTCCTAAGCAATATCGGCAGTTACACATGAAGAGTTTGCATTTAAAGGGTTACTACACTAGTCCACTTGACAAGAGTTTGAATTATGCTTCAACTAGAAGCGACTACGTTAAGGCTTTTATCAAGCGCGGCTATCAATATAAAAATGCGGGTACTGCTTGGATTGACTTTACTTCTAAGACGCCGGGAACTTCGGTTGACTGTTCAGGGCTGATTATGCAATGTATGTACGCTACTGGAATTGATCCATCGCCGGCCAATCCAAGATGGCATTCAACCCATGAATGGGGCTGTCGTTCGTTTGTTCAAAGCAGCACTTTACAGACGGTCAGCTTGAACCATTTAAAACGTGGTGACATTATTTTCTATGGTCGGCCAAAACCAGATGTTTATCATGTTGGTATTTACTTAGGTAATAACAAGGCCTTGCACTCATGGCCTAATTGGGGAGTAACAGTAACTGCTGCTAACTTCCAACAATATTATTATGCTAAACGAATTTTCCCAGTGACTAATTCTAAGACAGTTCACGAAAGAAATTAA